One window of Vibrio atlanticus genomic DNA carries:
- a CDS encoding Lrp/AsnC family transcriptional regulator: MDRFDERILQELKLDGRISNIELSERIGLSASATLRRVQDLERKGIIQGYRAVLDNGLMGVGFIAYVSIGLSSHSKAAQLEFEQHVSMEKEVVECHNITGANEYLLRVETKDLPGYKKFHADVLGECAQVQSITTMVVMDTPKDER, from the coding sequence ATGGATAGATTTGACGAAAGGATATTGCAAGAGCTTAAATTGGACGGCAGAATCTCCAACATTGAGCTTTCAGAACGTATAGGATTGTCGGCTTCAGCGACCTTAAGGCGAGTACAGGACCTCGAGCGTAAAGGGATCATTCAAGGTTACCGTGCGGTTCTGGATAATGGCCTGATGGGCGTTGGCTTTATAGCTTATGTTTCGATTGGCTTGTCGAGCCATAGCAAAGCGGCTCAGCTAGAATTTGAACAGCACGTCAGTATGGAAAAAGAGGTGGTGGAGTGCCACAACATTACTGGTGCCAACGAGTACTTGCTAAGGGTAGAAACAAAAGATCTACCGGGCTATAAGAAGTTTCATGCCGATGTGCTTGGGGAGTGTGCTCAGGTTCAATCCATTACGACTATGGTTGTTATGGATACACCCAAAGATGAACGTTAG
- a CDS encoding alpha-amylase family protein, protein MYNKKHSIYQVFTRLFGNQNTQNTPWGTIEQNGVGKFSDFTNKALTEIRELGITHIWYTGVPHHAVINDYKHIGISDDHPSVVKGRAGSPYAVKDYYSVNPDLADNPAQRLQEFEALIKRSHDNGLKVIIDIVPNHIARNYQGLNNPEGVHDFGDQDDTTVEYHRNNNFYYIPDSAFELPEIEPAFTPLGGEQHPNLASPFLESPAKWTGNGSRLRKPNFDDWYETVKINYGLRPDGSKDFPELPDDYAMRDHLAHYHFWQCVDVPDSWIKFRDIALYWLEKGVDGFRYDMAEMVPVEFWSYLNSSIKVKNQDAFLMAEVYQPDLYRDYIRLGKMDYLYDKVDLYDGLKAIMQGKASTAIIPEIQHQMMDIEHHMMHFLDNHDEQRVASPEFVGNPHIAKPAMLVSALLSSSPTMIYFGQEVGESGAENAGFGQPSRTSIFDYIGVPQHQKWMNGGKFDGGQLNDDEKQLRLFYQQVMTFSLNHSSMTGAYQDLHKSNQLSDSVYAFLRFDNQELVIAAANFSQSKTDHIQLKVTAEVIQKLGIADGSYTLKEHIEGVQQQTLYVENGVGYFSAELKPLAAFAWVLPL, encoded by the coding sequence ATGTACAACAAGAAACATTCAATCTATCAAGTTTTTACCCGTTTGTTCGGCAATCAGAATACACAGAACACACCTTGGGGAACCATTGAACAAAATGGCGTGGGCAAGTTCAGTGACTTCACCAATAAAGCGCTGACCGAAATTAGAGAACTCGGCATCACTCATATTTGGTACACCGGAGTACCACATCATGCTGTGATCAACGACTACAAGCACATCGGCATCTCAGACGATCATCCAAGCGTTGTAAAAGGACGGGCTGGCTCACCTTATGCCGTCAAAGATTACTACTCCGTAAACCCAGATCTTGCTGACAACCCAGCGCAGCGTTTACAGGAATTCGAAGCCTTGATCAAAAGAAGCCATGACAATGGTTTGAAAGTCATCATTGATATCGTCCCTAACCACATTGCCCGTAATTACCAAGGCTTGAATAACCCAGAAGGCGTACATGACTTTGGCGATCAAGATGACACGACGGTTGAATATCATCGCAACAATAACTTCTATTACATTCCTGACAGCGCATTTGAACTGCCCGAGATCGAACCTGCGTTCACTCCTCTTGGTGGCGAACAACACCCGAATTTAGCCTCACCGTTTCTTGAATCCCCAGCCAAATGGACAGGCAACGGATCGCGTTTGCGCAAACCAAACTTCGATGATTGGTATGAAACCGTAAAAATTAACTATGGCTTGCGACCAGACGGTTCAAAAGACTTTCCTGAACTACCGGATGATTATGCGATGCGTGATCACCTCGCCCACTACCATTTCTGGCAGTGCGTTGATGTGCCGGATTCATGGATTAAGTTTCGAGACATCGCCTTATATTGGTTAGAAAAAGGCGTCGATGGCTTTCGCTACGATATGGCAGAAATGGTACCGGTCGAATTCTGGAGCTATCTCAACTCATCAATCAAAGTAAAGAATCAAGACGCCTTTTTGATGGCGGAAGTGTATCAACCGGACCTTTATCGTGATTACATTCGCTTGGGTAAAATGGACTACCTGTATGACAAAGTCGATCTTTACGACGGCCTAAAAGCAATCATGCAAGGTAAGGCTTCAACGGCAATCATTCCTGAGATCCAGCATCAAATGATGGACATCGAACACCACATGATGCACTTCTTGGACAACCACGATGAGCAGCGTGTCGCGTCTCCTGAGTTTGTTGGTAACCCACACATTGCCAAACCAGCCATGTTAGTCAGTGCGCTATTAAGTAGCTCTCCCACCATGATTTACTTCGGGCAAGAAGTCGGCGAATCGGGCGCGGAGAACGCAGGCTTTGGGCAACCTTCTCGCACGTCTATATTTGACTACATCGGTGTTCCTCAACATCAAAAATGGATGAACGGAGGAAAGTTCGATGGTGGGCAGCTCAACGATGACGAAAAGCAACTCAGACTCTTCTATCAACAAGTGATGACCTTTTCATTGAACCATTCATCGATGACCGGAGCGTACCAAGATTTACACAAATCCAATCAGCTAAGTGATTCAGTTTATGCTTTCTTGCGTTTCGATAATCAAGAACTGGTTATCGCCGCGGCTAACTTCAGCCAAAGCAAAACAGACCACATTCAGCTGAAGGTGACGGCAGAGGTTATTCAAAAACTAGGCATCGCTGACGGAAGCTATACGCTCAAAGAACATATTGAAGGCGTCCAACAACAGACGCTGTATGTGGAAAATGGTGTCGGTTACTTCAGCGCAGAATTAAAACCCCTAGCCGCTTTCGCTTGGGTGTTACCCCTTTAA
- a CDS encoding LysE family translocator has protein sequence MPLEQLSALALFAFVSTFTPGPNNIMLMTSGANVGFARTIPHMLGIALGFAAMLLLVGFGLMGIFNAYPVSHQILKYLSLAYLVYLAIKIALSGKAKSTKAFKPMTFIGAASFQWVNPKGWSMALTAISVYSSGSSWWELAIIASIFTLANLPSVTFWTAAGKQLQHCLTTPVRIKSFNYGMAGLLLASTIPMI, from the coding sequence ATGCCTTTAGAACAACTTAGCGCACTTGCCTTGTTTGCGTTTGTCTCGACCTTCACACCAGGTCCAAATAACATCATGCTCATGACATCAGGAGCCAATGTTGGCTTTGCTCGTACCATTCCGCACATGCTTGGCATTGCTCTGGGGTTTGCAGCCATGTTGCTATTGGTTGGCTTCGGCTTAATGGGGATTTTTAACGCCTATCCGGTCTCTCACCAAATTTTGAAATACCTGAGTCTTGCTTACCTCGTGTACCTTGCGATTAAGATAGCATTGAGCGGTAAAGCGAAAAGTACTAAGGCTTTTAAACCCATGACCTTCATTGGTGCGGCAAGTTTTCAGTGGGTGAACCCGAAAGGTTGGTCAATGGCGCTGACGGCAATTTCAGTGTACAGCAGTGGTAGTTCATGGTGGGAGCTCGCGATCATCGCCAGTATATTCACACTAGCCAACTTGCCATCAGTGACATTCTGGACGGCAGCAGGCAAACAACTGCAACACTGTTTAACAACACCAGTACGCATCAAGAGCTTCAACTACGGTATGGCAGGCTTACTTCTAGCCTCAACGATTCCGATGATCTAA
- a CDS encoding LysR family transcriptional regulator: MPNTNQLLLFLDVVQQGSFTKAATLHDMDNSSLSKQIKKLEQDLGVQLLNRSTRSFSLTSAGEDILAQTYVLKDTINQIQGIADSYQSEPKGVLRITSPIYFGQQYLQPIITQFMRKYPDVQIVLSLDDKIANIIAGQFDIAFRFSKLVESNLIAKKIADSNFMLVASNDFVKQHGEPKTPQDLLSLPAVIYTNGDMTVDHLRISEESGGNTFQSLTIRGNYKVSDVRTMVSCVKDGLGYGFLDQSNLYASMKELGLVTLLPDYAISTVDTAIYAVYPHRKQTKLVKEFITTVQDYIGSPTIWEKMQQG; this comes from the coding sequence GTGCCAAATACTAATCAGTTGTTATTGTTCTTAGATGTGGTTCAACAAGGGTCGTTTACCAAAGCGGCAACCTTGCATGATATGGACAACTCATCACTCTCTAAACAGATAAAAAAACTCGAGCAAGATTTAGGTGTTCAGTTGCTCAACCGTTCTACGCGTTCGTTCTCGTTGACGTCGGCAGGGGAAGATATTTTAGCACAAACCTATGTGCTGAAAGATACTATCAATCAGATCCAAGGCATTGCTGATTCGTACCAATCTGAACCCAAAGGTGTGCTACGAATTACGTCGCCGATCTATTTTGGTCAGCAATACTTGCAACCTATCATTACTCAGTTCATGAGAAAGTATCCGGATGTTCAGATTGTACTTTCACTAGACGACAAGATCGCCAACATCATTGCAGGACAGTTCGATATCGCGTTTCGCTTCAGTAAGCTCGTTGAATCCAATTTGATTGCCAAGAAGATTGCCGACAGTAACTTTATGTTGGTCGCCTCGAACGACTTTGTGAAGCAGCATGGTGAGCCAAAGACGCCACAAGATTTGCTCTCTTTACCTGCGGTTATCTATACCAATGGTGATATGACGGTTGATCATCTACGTATCAGTGAAGAGTCGGGAGGCAACACTTTCCAAAGCCTGACGATTCGTGGCAACTATAAGGTCAGTGATGTTCGTACCATGGTCTCTTGCGTGAAAGATGGCTTAGGTTATGGCTTCCTTGACCAATCAAACTTGTATGCCTCAATGAAAGAATTAGGCTTGGTTACGTTACTTCCAGATTATGCAATCTCGACGGTTGATACGGCTATTTATGCTGTGTATCCGCATCGTAAGCAGACCAAATTGGTCAAAGAGTTCATTACTACGGTTCAAGACTATATTGGCTCTCCGACCATTTGGGAGAAGATGCAGCAAGGCTAG
- the pulA gene encoding pullulanase-type alpha-1,6-glucosidase, protein MNEINTNKHEILQSTLKIAKTKSFNIAQTNNFKRSALAKAILPLVTATLVAGCGSDTSKTNSDSNSLYKAAENEVVIYYKRDVAAARASGSTYDGWGLHLWNGEGCTSTDLVGMGLGNNGTDWDVPYEFKGINDTYGAYYVLKVDPDASDPHKCMNFILHNGGDKAFGSANSKIDLTKLSQSQSVFGFHGSSALYYEPISERPVKIDGQKAHWLDSNTIAWEAADGADSLKLFYAFDNSITINDDKAIVGGQAVELKKDGKLSSALKERFRHLASLPALSIDVDASTLRTILKSQIIVVAYNVNGDVISSTKVQKPGVLDAVFANKETGNAIGETLGAIVEGSTTTFKLWAPTAQDVELVLYSEDRQSSKVIPMTESLETGIWATDSISNAVNSYYRYQVKVYHPTTGNIETRLVTDPYSLGLSKNSAYSQVIDLDEAALMPQGWAGYKRPTVKKDEDHVLYESHLRDFSFSDKLGTASLNGKYLALTEADRESVKHLKALKDAGLTTLHILPAFDIATINEDDASRVDITDTVGKLCNVKPTATLCGTEDENKTIETVLNSYNSSTGDAQALMNDLRMLDSFNWGYDPFHYTVPEGSYATDPNGSKRILEFRQMVKAAHEMDLKLIMDVVYNHTNASGVNDKSVLDKIVPGYYHRLNVNTGGVESSTCCDNTATENLMMGKLMVDSLKVWADDYKVDGFRFDLMGHQPKSVMVEALKEVRKIDPNTLFYGEGWDFGEVANNARFEQANQINMAGTEIGTFSDRLRDAVRGGSPFDGGVDSEGKHPLRFNQGFGNAAFANEETKVDQDSVNGRLHNQDLVRLGMAGNLAEYVLLDYKGDTKLGKNVDYNGAPAGYTKMPSENISYVSKHDNQTLWDNNAYKIAEGTSSAERARMQSVSLSTVMLGQGIPFIHMGSELLRSKSMQRDSYDSGDWYNRVMFDGTGNNWNVGLPREDKDGANWELIKTIIADSTAKPVKEDIDLTKQQFLELLKIRSSSELFRLDTAEEIMKRVDFRNVGKDQIEGLIVMSIDDGISTGKDLDTTADALVVVVNSTSKSQSFKITGATGFTLHTIQKNSADDIVKGATFSAETFTVPPLTTAVFVQTQGASQGAGLSVDNSQKDVSKIPPYGKTTVYVRGAMNGWNPTDAWAMNFVGNGVYSVTGALAVGEYGFKFGGSTWGILDIGCHSVDLAKGSINIGSEGDCKLNVTEAGNYTFTLNAIHQLNDSAEKAVVSVTKQ, encoded by the coding sequence GTGAACGAAATAAATACCAATAAACACGAGATTCTACAAAGTACCTTGAAGATTGCAAAAACAAAGAGCTTCAATATTGCGCAAACAAACAACTTCAAACGTTCAGCTTTAGCCAAGGCGATATTGCCTCTCGTCACCGCGACCTTGGTAGCAGGCTGTGGAAGCGACACTAGCAAAACAAACTCTGACAGCAATAGTCTATATAAAGCCGCTGAAAACGAAGTTGTTATTTATTACAAACGAGATGTTGCAGCGGCTCGCGCTTCTGGCTCGACCTACGACGGCTGGGGGCTTCACCTTTGGAATGGTGAAGGTTGTACGAGCACTGACTTAGTCGGCATGGGATTAGGTAACAATGGGACTGACTGGGATGTACCTTATGAATTCAAGGGCATCAATGATACCTATGGCGCCTACTACGTGTTGAAAGTCGACCCAGATGCATCCGACCCTCATAAGTGCATGAACTTCATCTTGCATAATGGCGGCGATAAGGCGTTTGGCAGCGCCAACTCGAAAATTGATCTCACCAAACTGAGTCAATCTCAATCTGTATTCGGTTTCCATGGCAGCAGCGCGCTGTACTACGAACCTATTTCAGAACGCCCAGTTAAGATTGATGGCCAGAAGGCACATTGGTTGGACTCAAACACAATCGCTTGGGAAGCTGCAGACGGTGCCGATTCTCTCAAGTTGTTCTACGCATTCGATAACAGCATCACGATAAACGATGATAAGGCGATCGTCGGTGGGCAGGCCGTTGAACTCAAAAAAGATGGCAAGCTATCCTCTGCATTAAAAGAACGCTTCCGTCATCTAGCAAGCCTACCCGCTTTATCAATTGATGTTGACGCCAGCACGCTGCGCACCATCTTGAAATCTCAAATCATTGTTGTTGCGTATAATGTGAATGGCGACGTTATCTCTTCAACTAAAGTTCAAAAGCCCGGCGTACTTGATGCTGTATTTGCCAACAAAGAGACGGGTAACGCAATCGGAGAAACACTGGGGGCGATTGTGGAAGGCAGCACGACGACCTTCAAACTTTGGGCTCCTACCGCGCAAGATGTTGAACTCGTCCTCTACAGCGAAGACCGACAAAGTTCAAAAGTGATCCCAATGACGGAAAGCTTGGAAACAGGCATTTGGGCAACGGATTCAATTTCTAACGCCGTGAATAGTTATTACCGTTACCAAGTGAAGGTCTACCACCCAACCACTGGTAATATCGAAACTCGCCTTGTGACCGACCCATACTCACTCGGCTTGTCGAAGAATTCAGCATACTCACAAGTGATTGACCTTGATGAAGCAGCACTGATGCCACAAGGTTGGGCTGGATATAAGCGCCCAACGGTGAAGAAAGACGAAGACCACGTACTGTACGAATCACACCTTCGTGACTTTAGCTTCAGTGATAAGTTAGGTACAGCAAGCTTAAACGGCAAGTACCTAGCGCTAACAGAAGCCGATCGTGAGTCAGTAAAACACTTGAAAGCTCTGAAAGATGCCGGTTTAACTACGCTTCATATCTTACCTGCATTCGATATCGCTACCATCAATGAAGATGACGCGAGCCGCGTGGATATCACCGACACCGTTGGCAAACTCTGTAACGTAAAACCAACGGCGACTTTATGCGGCACCGAAGATGAAAACAAAACCATCGAAACCGTACTCAACAGCTATAACTCTTCAACAGGCGATGCCCAAGCTCTAATGAACGATCTGCGTATGCTAGATAGTTTCAACTGGGGCTACGACCCATTTCATTACACCGTTCCAGAGGGAAGTTACGCGACAGATCCTAACGGTTCAAAACGTATTCTAGAATTCCGTCAAATGGTTAAAGCTGCGCACGAAATGGATCTTAAACTGATCATGGACGTGGTTTATAACCATACCAATGCGTCTGGCGTGAACGATAAGTCCGTACTGGATAAGATCGTCCCTGGGTATTATCACCGCCTGAATGTGAACACTGGTGGCGTGGAAAGCTCAACGTGTTGTGATAACACCGCAACTGAAAACCTAATGATGGGTAAGTTGATGGTCGACTCACTCAAGGTATGGGCTGACGACTATAAGGTTGATGGTTTTCGTTTTGACTTAATGGGCCACCAGCCAAAAAGCGTAATGGTTGAAGCATTGAAAGAAGTGCGCAAGATCGACCCAAATACCCTGTTCTATGGCGAAGGTTGGGATTTTGGCGAAGTAGCAAACAACGCTCGCTTCGAACAAGCCAACCAGATCAATATGGCAGGCACCGAAATTGGCACCTTCTCTGACCGTTTGCGTGATGCAGTGCGAGGCGGTAGCCCATTTGATGGCGGTGTCGATTCTGAAGGTAAGCACCCACTTCGTTTTAACCAAGGCTTCGGTAACGCCGCGTTTGCCAACGAAGAAACCAAGGTTGATCAAGACTCAGTCAACGGTCGTTTACACAACCAAGATCTTGTGCGCTTAGGCATGGCCGGTAACTTAGCCGAATACGTATTACTGGATTACAAAGGCGATACCAAACTGGGCAAAAACGTCGACTACAACGGCGCACCGGCCGGCTACACCAAAATGCCGTCAGAGAACATCTCTTACGTTTCCAAGCACGATAACCAAACTCTTTGGGATAACAACGCTTACAAAATCGCCGAAGGCACAAGCTCTGCAGAACGTGCTCGTATGCAGTCGGTATCGCTCTCGACCGTCATGTTGGGCCAAGGCATCCCGTTCATACACATGGGTTCTGAACTGTTACGTTCTAAATCGATGCAGCGTGATTCTTACGACTCTGGCGATTGGTACAACCGCGTGATGTTTGATGGTACTGGCAATAACTGGAATGTTGGCTTACCTCGTGAAGACAAAGATGGTGCCAACTGGGAACTCATCAAAACCATCATTGCCGACAGCACAGCTAAACCAGTAAAAGAAGACATTGACCTAACCAAGCAGCAATTCCTAGAGCTGTTAAAAATCCGCAGCTCAAGTGAACTGTTCCGTTTAGACACAGCAGAAGAAATCATGAAGCGAGTCGACTTCCGCAATGTGGGCAAAGATCAAATCGAAGGCCTGATCGTGATGTCAATTGATGACGGAATCTCCACGGGCAAAGACCTAGATACTACCGCTGATGCGCTTGTTGTTGTTGTAAACTCAACGAGTAAATCTCAATCATTCAAGATCACGGGAGCGACGGGCTTTACACTCCATACTATTCAGAAGAACTCTGCCGATGACATCGTGAAAGGCGCCACCTTTTCCGCTGAGACGTTCACCGTACCGCCATTAACCACCGCTGTGTTTGTGCAAACTCAAGGCGCGTCACAAGGTGCTGGGTTATCGGTTGATAACTCACAAAAGGACGTATCTAAGATTCCGCCATATGGCAAAACGACCGTCTATGTACGTGGTGCAATGAACGGATGGAACCCGACGGACGCTTGGGCGATGAACTTCGTTGGTAACGGCGTTTACTCTGTCACTGGCGCTTTGGCTGTGGGTGAATATGGCTTCAAGTTTGGCGGTTCTACTTGGGGTATCTTGGATATTGGCTGTCACTCCGTCGACTTAGCTAAAGGCTCGATCAACATTGGCAGCGAAGGCGACTGTAAGTTGAATGTAACCGAAGCCGGCAACTACACATTCACACTGAATGCGATTCATCAACTCAATGACAGCGCAGAAAAAGCCGTGGTATCTGTGACGAAACAATAA
- a CDS encoding DUF1294 domain-containing protein, which produces MLSSSIQIAITYLVLVAVSALFSESSKALLVWYLVIGIVTFFVYAKDKRAAINGNWRVPEKTLHVFSVAGGWLGALIAQDKLRHKTQKQPFRFVFFVTASLNVVAFVWTLTPSGQATFGQWLSEIIKLF; this is translated from the coding sequence ATGTTGTCTTCATCTATTCAAATCGCTATTACTTATCTGGTATTGGTAGCGGTATCTGCGTTGTTTTCAGAAAGTTCAAAAGCGCTCTTGGTGTGGTATTTAGTTATCGGAATAGTGACGTTTTTTGTGTACGCGAAGGACAAGAGAGCGGCAATCAATGGTAATTGGCGTGTACCAGAGAAAACTCTGCATGTTTTTTCTGTTGCTGGTGGTTGGTTAGGGGCGTTAATTGCTCAAGATAAACTGCGTCATAAAACGCAGAAGCAACCATTTAGATTTGTATTTTTCGTGACGGCGTCACTTAACGTTGTGGCTTTTGTCTGGACGTTAACGCCGAGTGGGCAGGCGACATTTGGTCAATGGCTAAGCGAGATTATTAAGCTCTTTTAA